The following proteins come from a genomic window of Candidatus Bipolaricaulis sibiricus:
- a CDS encoding 2-oxoglutarate/2-oxoacid ferredoxin oxidoreductase, alpha subunit — MPPKATLSGVHFMNGDEAIAEGAIAAGCRFFAAYPITPQSEISERLAWRLPRIGGAFIQMEDEIAAMAAVLGGAWGGQKAMTATSGPGFSLMMENLGLAIMTETPCVLANVQRGAPSTGLPTAVGQGDMMQARWGSHGHYEIIALVPSSPQEAFDLTVRAFALSERFRVPVLLMTDEVVGHMYERVEIPDEVPVAPRRRPTVPPSEFVPFRPDPDLVPPMACAGEGYRVHVTGLTHDERGYPDMSDETHDRLVRRLCEKILRYRNEITFYEEINLQDAEIAVVSYGISARVAYRALALARQKGIRVGMLRLITAWPFPDERVRALADQVKGIVTVELNLGQMSREVERATGGRVPLGGVFHAGGRIHTPEEVLAGIEEVARAR; from the coding sequence ATGCCACCTAAGGCCACCCTGTCCGGCGTCCACTTCATGAACGGCGACGAGGCGATCGCCGAGGGCGCGATCGCTGCCGGGTGCCGGTTCTTCGCCGCGTACCCCATCACCCCGCAGTCCGAGATCTCGGAGCGCCTGGCGTGGCGGCTGCCGCGGATCGGCGGGGCGTTCATCCAGATGGAGGACGAGATCGCGGCGATGGCCGCCGTGCTCGGCGGGGCGTGGGGGGGGCAGAAGGCGATGACCGCCACCTCCGGCCCCGGGTTCTCGCTGATGATGGAGAACCTGGGCCTGGCGATCATGACCGAGACGCCGTGCGTGCTGGCGAACGTTCAGCGCGGCGCACCCTCGACGGGCCTACCGACTGCGGTCGGCCAAGGGGACATGATGCAGGCCCGATGGGGATCCCATGGTCACTACGAGATCATCGCCCTCGTCCCGTCGTCCCCCCAGGAGGCGTTCGACCTCACCGTGCGGGCGTTCGCCCTGTCCGAGCGGTTCCGGGTACCGGTGCTCCTGATGACGGACGAGGTGGTGGGGCACATGTACGAGCGGGTGGAGATCCCGGACGAAGTCCCGGTCGCTCCCCGCCGCCGCCCGACCGTCCCCCCGAGCGAGTTCGTCCCGTTCCGGCCTGATCCAGATCTCGTGCCGCCGATGGCGTGCGCGGGCGAGGGATACCGGGTGCACGTGACCGGCCTCACCCACGACGAACGCGGCTACCCCGACATGTCCGACGAGACCCACGACCGGCTCGTGCGGCGACTGTGCGAGAAGATCCTCCGCTACCGAAACGAGATCACGTTCTACGAGGAGATCAACCTCCAGGACGCCGAGATCGCCGTGGTGTCCTACGGGATCTCCGCTCGGGTTGCGTACCGGGCCTTGGCGCTGGCGCGCCAGAAGGGGATCCGAGTGGGGATGCTCCGGCTCATCACCGCGTGGCCGTTCCCCGACGAGCGGGTGCGCGCCCTCGCCGATCAGGTGAAGGGGATCGTGACCGTGGAGCTGAACCTCGGCCAGATGAGCCGCGAGGTGGAGCGGGCCACGGGGGGCCGCGTCCCCCTGGGCGGGGTGTTCCACGCCGGCGGGCGGATCCACACCCCGGAGGAAGTCCTCGCCGGGATCGAGGAGGTCGCCCGTGCGCGGTGA
- a CDS encoding 2-oxoglutarate/2-oxoacid ferredoxin oxidoreductase, delta subunit, ferredoxin-like 4Fe-4S binding protein — MTRQVKRWKVPQGHVYVSDDICKGCGFCIEYCPRNVLAPAKRFNVKGYHPPEVVDADACVMCGFCELVCPDFAIWTEKQTSSGGDEPGEAAHHQNTEDPKTR; from the coding sequence ATGACCCGCCAGGTGAAGCGCTGGAAGGTGCCCCAAGGGCACGTGTACGTTTCCGACGACATCTGCAAGGGGTGCGGGTTCTGCATCGAGTACTGCCCGCGGAACGTCCTTGCCCCGGCGAAGCGGTTCAACGTCAAGGGGTACCACCCCCCGGAGGTGGTGGATGCCGACGCGTGCGTGATGTGCGGGTTCTGCGAGCTCGTGTGCCCAGACTTCGCCATCTGGACCGAGAAGCAGACCTCGAGCGGTGGGGACGAACCCGGCGAGGCTGCTCATCACCAGAACACGGAGGACCCAAAGACACGATGA
- a CDS encoding L-aspartate oxidase: MGTYPREIQESIERVEATRPARLATKPARLTLQEQETLLKGFHPDYRAEGKRKLRVGASWGEPVPHELADLLEAYPILDPGAVDVTKPDHDVDLLVIGGGGAGTVAAIWAHVSGVPAERILIATKLRHGDSNSIMAQGGIQAADKPNDSPAIHYLDVLGGGHFTNDPKLVRAMVEDAPELIRWHEDLGVMYDKAPDGTMSTIHGGGTSRKRMHSAKDYTGLEIMRVLRDEARSRGIGVLEFSPAVELLTDSQGQVVGAVLWNLETSEYTVVRAKATVLATGGWGRLHIQGFPTTNHYGATADGLVLAYRVGAKLRDLDAVQYHPTGAAYPDQLVGLLITEKVRGMDAQPLNRLGEVFVHPLEPRDVESAAFIRECALPEKGGRGLGVITPTGMVGVWLDTPMVDMIHGKGSFERALSSIYRMYIRFDIDPTKEPILVYPTLHYQNGGVVIDEHGWTGIPGLFAAGEVEGGVHGKNRLMGNSLLDYNVFGRRAGIAAAGWVKKASPGTPSLHHAQRYVEQLRSAGIAPERKAPILLPEYRGEKALSRMVDLL; encoded by the coding sequence GTGGGCACCTATCCGCGAGAGATCCAAGAGTCCATCGAGCGCGTCGAGGCCACGCGGCCGGCGCGGCTCGCCACCAAGCCAGCGCGGCTCACGCTCCAGGAGCAGGAGACCCTCCTCAAGGGGTTCCACCCCGACTACCGGGCGGAGGGGAAGCGGAAGCTCCGGGTGGGAGCGTCGTGGGGCGAACCGGTCCCCCACGAGCTCGCCGACCTCCTCGAGGCGTACCCGATCCTCGATCCGGGAGCCGTGGACGTGACGAAGCCGGACCACGACGTGGACCTCCTCGTGATCGGGGGCGGCGGGGCGGGCACGGTCGCCGCGATCTGGGCCCACGTGTCGGGCGTCCCCGCGGAGCGAATCCTCATCGCCACCAAGCTCCGCCACGGGGACTCGAACTCGATCATGGCCCAGGGCGGGATCCAAGCTGCGGACAAGCCCAACGACTCTCCGGCGATCCACTACCTCGACGTGTTGGGCGGCGGGCACTTCACGAACGACCCCAAGCTCGTCCGGGCGATGGTCGAGGACGCGCCGGAACTCATCCGTTGGCACGAGGACCTCGGGGTGATGTACGACAAGGCCCCCGACGGAACGATGTCCACCATCCACGGGGGTGGGACGTCCCGCAAGCGGATGCACTCCGCCAAAGACTACACCGGCCTCGAAATCATGCGCGTTCTGCGCGACGAGGCGCGAAGCCGGGGGATCGGGGTCCTCGAGTTCTCCCCGGCGGTGGAGCTCCTCACCGACAGCCAAGGCCAGGTCGTGGGGGCCGTCCTGTGGAACCTCGAGACGAGCGAGTACACGGTGGTGCGGGCCAAGGCAACGGTCCTCGCCACCGGTGGATGGGGCCGACTCCACATCCAGGGGTTCCCGACCACGAACCACTACGGGGCGACGGCGGACGGCCTCGTCCTCGCCTACCGCGTGGGGGCGAAGCTCCGTGACCTCGACGCCGTGCAGTACCACCCCACGGGTGCCGCGTACCCGGACCAGCTGGTGGGGCTCCTCATCACGGAGAAGGTGCGGGGGATGGATGCCCAGCCCCTGAACCGGCTGGGCGAGGTGTTCGTCCACCCGCTGGAGCCGCGCGACGTGGAGTCGGCGGCGTTCATCCGCGAGTGCGCGCTCCCCGAGAAGGGCGGGCGCGGTCTGGGCGTGATCACCCCCACCGGGATGGTCGGGGTATGGCTCGACACACCCATGGTAGACATGATCCACGGGAAGGGTTCGTTCGAGCGAGCGCTGTCGTCCATCTACCGGATGTACATCCGGTTCGACATCGACCCCACCAAGGAACCGATCCTCGTCTACCCCACGCTTCACTACCAGAACGGCGGGGTCGTCATCGACGAGCACGGGTGGACGGGAATCCCCGGCCTGTTCGCCGCGGGGGAGGTCGAGGGCGGAGTCCACGGCAAGAACCGGTTGATGGGGAACTCGCTCCTCGACTACAACGTGTTCGGCCGGCGGGCCGGGATCGCCGCCGCGGGGTGGGTGAAGAAGGCCTCGCCCGGAACACCCAGCCTTCATCATGCCCAGCGCTACGTCGAGCAGCTCAGGTCGGCAGGGATCGCGCCGGAGCGCAAGGCGCCGATCCTCCTCCCCGAGTACCGGGGCGAGAAGGCCCTGTCGCGGATGGTGGACCTGCTATGA
- a CDS encoding 2-oxoglutarate/2-oxoacid ferredoxin oxidoreductase, beta subunit, with protein sequence MQVKAKPVPEIVPGAQHPMEKYLRTERIPHIWCSGCGLGTILGNFLYALDELEWDPDSVAVVAGIGCTARIPGYVRLDTYHTTHGRAIAFATGLKLANPKLHVAVISGDGDLFAIGGNHLIHAARRNIDLTVICVNNFNYGMTGGQSGPTTPLDGKTTTTPFGNFEHSFNLVHLAASAGASYVARWTTLDGRRLQRGFVEALSHRGFTFVEVISPCPTNYGRRNKIGEGVDELRYYAAHAMIRHGADPRDAEIIPGKPFLVGKFVESDKPTYHEMYAAKVAEMTGGKK encoded by the coding sequence ATGCAGGTGAAAGCGAAGCCGGTTCCAGAGATCGTTCCCGGAGCCCAGCACCCGATGGAGAAGTACCTCCGGACGGAGCGCATCCCCCACATCTGGTGCTCGGGGTGCGGTCTGGGAACGATTTTGGGGAACTTCCTCTACGCCCTCGACGAGTTGGAATGGGATCCTGACTCGGTGGCCGTGGTCGCCGGGATCGGTTGCACCGCGCGCATCCCCGGCTACGTGCGGCTCGACACCTACCACACGACCCATGGCCGGGCAATCGCGTTCGCCACGGGGCTCAAGCTCGCCAACCCGAAGCTCCACGTGGCCGTGATCTCCGGGGATGGCGATCTGTTCGCCATTGGGGGGAACCACCTCATCCACGCCGCGCGGCGCAACATTGATCTGACGGTGATCTGCGTGAACAACTTCAACTACGGGATGACCGGCGGGCAGTCCGGCCCCACCACGCCCCTCGACGGAAAGACGACCACGACCCCGTTCGGCAACTTCGAGCACTCGTTCAACCTCGTCCACCTCGCCGCCTCGGCGGGGGCAAGCTACGTCGCCCGCTGGACGACCCTCGACGGGCGGCGCCTCCAGCGCGGGTTCGTGGAGGCCTTGTCCCACAGGGGGTTCACGTTCGTGGAGGTCATCTCGCCGTGCCCGACGAACTACGGTCGCCGGAACAAGATCGGCGAGGGCGTCGACGAGCTTCGGTACTACGCTGCCCACGCGATGATCCGCCACGGGGCGGATCCTCGGGACGCGGAGATCATCCCCGGGAAGCCTTTCCTCGTCGGGAAGTTCGTGGAATCGGACAAGCCGACGTACCACGAGATGTACGCGGCCAAAGTGGCCGAGATGACGGGAGGGAAGAAGTGA
- a CDS encoding Heterodisulfide reductase subunit B-like protein: MPANPLPVTRHPSRLAYFPGCAMKDQARADEAGTLHALALLGYEIAEIPRWNCCGTVYSLAQDDLMRHVGPVRNLVRVQGMGERRVLTLCAMCYGTLTRSARFVQEPERLQRINAFMDTEDDFRGGIEVVHLLTLLRDEVGYEKLAARVKRTLDGLKVATYYGCVLLRPREFAVDDPDRPEVMERVVEALGGTPVAFPERMECCGAYLTVGRTDIVGHRVERILRSARSNGADVVVTTCPLCQFNLDERRPAGAPSLPVLYLGQLLAWAMGADEPAVAALVADERSAGRLVSTGV; the protein is encoded by the coding sequence ATGCCAGCTAACCCGTTACCCGTCACGCGTCACCCATCGCGGCTGGCGTACTTCCCTGGCTGTGCGATGAAGGATCAGGCTCGGGCCGACGAGGCGGGCACGCTCCACGCGCTTGCCCTCCTCGGGTACGAGATCGCGGAGATCCCGCGCTGGAACTGCTGCGGCACGGTGTACTCGCTCGCCCAGGACGACCTCATGCGCCACGTGGGGCCGGTGCGGAACCTCGTCCGCGTCCAGGGGATGGGCGAGAGGCGCGTCCTCACCCTGTGCGCGATGTGCTACGGCACGCTCACCCGCTCGGCGCGGTTCGTCCAGGAGCCGGAGCGTCTCCAGCGAATCAACGCGTTCATGGACACCGAGGACGACTTCCGCGGCGGGATCGAGGTCGTCCACCTCCTGACCCTGCTTCGGGACGAGGTGGGGTACGAGAAGCTGGCCGCCCGGGTCAAGCGAACCTTGGACGGGCTGAAGGTCGCGACCTACTACGGGTGCGTGCTCCTGCGGCCACGGGAGTTCGCGGTGGATGACCCGGACCGGCCGGAGGTCATGGAACGCGTCGTCGAGGCGCTCGGCGGAACGCCGGTGGCGTTCCCGGAGCGCATGGAGTGCTGCGGCGCCTACCTCACGGTGGGGCGAACGGATATCGTCGGCCACCGAGTGGAGCGGATCCTCCGCTCGGCGCGAAGCAACGGGGCCGACGTTGTCGTCACGACGTGCCCTCTGTGCCAGTTCAACCTCGACGAGCGCCGGCCGGCAGGGGCGCCGAGCCTGCCTGTGCTCTACCTCGGACAGCTTCTGGCGTGGGCGATGGGCGCCGACGAGCCGGCAGTGGCTGCCCTGGTAGCAGACGAACGTTCAGCCGGGCGACTGGTTTCCACGGGGGTGTGA
- a CDS encoding 4Fe-4S ferredoxin, iron-sulfur binding domain protein, whose translation MNEITVFIMGKGYRVPAGLTIMKAMEYAGYRLARGCGCRGGYCGACATVYRLPGDYKLYADLACQTPVQDGMYIAQLPFTPAERPPYALQDLTPDGKTLLALFPELARCVACNTCTKACPQKLEVMDAVQAALRGDIRQVAELTFDCVSCGLCTMRCPAEISHHHVWQLARRLNGAYLTPRAEHVQARVAEIAAGKFKGELDKLVTMSKDELVAAYKARQIEA comes from the coding sequence GTGAACGAGATCACGGTGTTCATCATGGGCAAGGGGTACCGCGTTCCGGCGGGATTGACGATCATGAAGGCGATGGAGTACGCCGGGTACCGGCTCGCCCGCGGGTGCGGCTGCCGGGGCGGGTACTGCGGGGCGTGTGCCACGGTGTACCGGCTTCCGGGCGACTACAAGCTGTACGCGGACCTCGCTTGCCAGACCCCGGTTCAAGATGGGATGTACATCGCTCAGCTCCCGTTCACGCCCGCCGAGCGGCCCCCGTACGCGCTGCAAGACCTGACCCCGGACGGGAAGACGCTCCTTGCCCTGTTCCCGGAGCTCGCCCGCTGTGTCGCCTGCAACACCTGCACCAAGGCCTGCCCGCAGAAGCTGGAGGTCATGGACGCGGTGCAGGCGGCGCTGCGCGGGGACATCCGCCAGGTCGCCGAGCTCACGTTCGACTGCGTGTCGTGCGGGCTATGCACGATGCGCTGCCCGGCGGAGATCTCGCACCACCACGTGTGGCAGCTGGCGCGACGGCTGAACGGGGCGTACCTCACGCCTCGCGCCGAGCATGTCCAGGCACGCGTTGCCGAAATCGCGGCGGGGAAGTTCAAGGGAGAGCTGGATAAGCTCGTGACGATGTCCAAGGACGAGCTGGTCGCGGCGTACAAGGCGCGCCAGATCGAGGCCTGA